In Etheostoma cragini isolate CJK2018 unplaced genomic scaffold, CSU_Ecrag_1.0 ScbMSFa_268, whole genome shotgun sequence, one genomic interval encodes:
- the LOC117940524 gene encoding caveolae-associated protein 4a-like, translated as MTDKPGMPTGGGDDAGSIMVLLERVAGLMDSVQTTQQRMEERQLELETTVKTIQTDVIKLTSAHANTSSTVDRLLEKTRKVSRHVKDVRVRVENQNVRVKKVEATQGDLLAKNKFRVVIYQVGVPGASWVLHEQ; from the coding sequence ACGCCGGGAGCATCATGGTGCTGCTGGAGCGCGTGGCGGGCCTCATGGACAGCGTCCAGACCACGCAGCAGCGCATGGAGGAGCGCCAGCTGGAGCTGGAGACCACGGTGAAGACCATCCAGACCGACGTCATCAAGCTGACCAGCGCCCACGCCAACACCTCCTCCACCGTAGACCGGCTGCTGGAGAAGACCCGCAAGGTCAGCCGCCACGTCAAGGACGTCCGGGTGCGCGTGGAGAACCAGAACGTCCGGGTGAAGAAGGTGGAGGCCACGCAGGGGGACCTGCTCGCCAAGAACAAGTTCAGGGTGGTCATCTATCAGGTAGGAGTCCCTGGTGCTTCATGGGTACTTCACGAGCAATGa